From the Planktothricoides raciborskii GIHE-MW2 genome, the window CAATCCCTGAAAAAATATGACGGGACAGGAAAGCCGATCGCAATAATGAATGGGCGATCGCTGACGATACAGTTCTTTCTTTTCTGGATAAGGCCCAATCAGGCGATCGAGATAGCGGGACTCAAACTTATGGGTATCTGTGGCCAAAGCTTCTAAATCACTCACCCCATAGTAGCTGGCTCCGGCTTTGAAGCGATCGCGGAATGTCAGGGCGCAAAGGGTAGTATAGCCTCCCGCACTCCCCCCAGCGATGCAGAGGCGATTTTCATCCACAAATCCATGTTCTGCCAAATAAGCCGCACCATTCACGCAATCATCCACATCAACCACACCCCATTGACCTTTGAGGCGATCGCGATATTGGCGACCATACCCGGTACTGCCGCCATAATTCACATCCAACACCGCAAACCCCCGCGAAGTCCAATATTGAATCCGTAAATTCAAACTGCTATCTGCTGCTGCGGTCGGGCCGCCGTGACTTTTCACCACCAACGGGGGTAACTCACCTTCTGGGGCTTGGTAATCCTGATTTTTCGGCGGATAAAAAATCCCATAAGCGCTGAGTTCATGTTCCGTGGGAAATTCTACCGACTGCGGTTCCGACAAATAACCCGGATCGATTTCTAACTGGGAAGACTTGCGGAGAACCTGGAATTCGCCACTATTTAAATCCAGCAAAACCACCGAAGTCGGGGTAGTCGCCGAACCAGCAATTAATAACACTTGATTCCCAGAAACTTTCGGCCCAGACATGGAAGTATAAGGCGTGTTAATTGGTTCCAGCTTGCCCGTTTTGGTGCTTAACTTCGCCAGACAAGTAATTCCGTTTTGAGTATAAGTGCAAATGATTTCATTTGGCGATGCTAAAGCATAAGTAGACATCCCAAAAACCCACTGCGGTAGGCCAAATTCGGCGGCCATTTCACACAGAGGCATCTCCGTTTCTTGTTGGAATTTATAAAGATTCCACCAGCCGGTACGGTCAGAGACAAAATATAACGACCCATCCTCCGACCACTCTGGCTGAAAAATAGAAATATTCGGTCCACCATCGATTAATTCAGCCTTGGCCAAAGATCCATCCTCACGGACAGAGGCAACCCATAATTCTGTCCCATCCCAGGGCATATTCGGATGATTCCAAGTAACCCAACAAAGTTGTTTTCCGTCGGGGCTGAGGCGGGGATTAGAGTAAAAATCATTTCCCGAAACTAAGATTTGGATATCTTCGGAATTATGTAGATTAATGCTGACGATAGTGTTAATTGGTTCCCCTTCTCCCCGATGGTCTTCCCGGACTGCAATCAACCGTCCCCGTTCTCGATCCAGGATATAATCGGCATAACGCATCGCACCTTCTGGGGTGATAGGTTCCGGTTGACCGTCAAGAGTTTGGCGATAGATCCGTTGATCGGCAAAATTAGAAAAGTAAATCGTCCCATCGGCGATCGCAAACGAACCGCCGCCATACTCATGCACCCTGGTGCGAACATTAAAGTCCCTCGGCGTACAGTCGGCAATTTTGCCATCGGGAGTTCGACGCACGATCGCATTCCGTCCACCTTCCGAAGGGCGCATCTCCAACCAATAAATATCTGCACCGTCCCAAGTAATCCCCCCCAGTCCCACCGATCCAGCGACAATCAGATCCGAGGTAATGGGGGATTTCCACGATCCATACGGGGCAACTTTTGGTTTAGACATATTATTTCCTAAGCAATAACAATAATATTGGCCAATATCTCTGGCGATGTTGGTGAGTTCTCGTGGAGTGAGAGCGATCGGGCTAAAACCGGCTAAAATTCAGGCATACTAAGGATTTAATGCGAAAAATTTACACAGACCCAATCCCTAACCTAGAAGACAGACACGATTAAGCAATCTTAAGCAATCTTAAGCAATATTAGAATTTTTTCTTAACTTTTGGCAATCTCTTAATATAGTCACGAATCACTTCCGACATAGAAACCTCGCGTCGTTCTGCTTCTGCTTGCAAACGCTCTTTTTCCTGTCCAGTTAGGCGAATTTGTAATAGTTCGTTTCTGGCCATCAGTGTCTTTGTCCTGACAATAATCGTTACATTATAGCAGTAAGCCTAGAGGTGGGGTGTAGGGTGTAGGGTGTGGAGCCGCCATCGGGAAGAAAGTGAAAAGTGGTAGGG encodes:
- a CDS encoding S9 family peptidase produces the protein MSKPKVAPYGSWKSPITSDLIVAGSVGLGGITWDGADIYWLEMRPSEGGRNAIVRRTPDGKIADCTPRDFNVRTRVHEYGGGSFAIADGTIYFSNFADQRIYRQTLDGQPEPITPEGAMRYADYILDRERGRLIAVREDHRGEGEPINTIVSINLHNSEDIQILVSGNDFYSNPRLSPDGKQLCWVTWNHPNMPWDGTELWVASVREDGSLAKAELIDGGPNISIFQPEWSEDGSLYFVSDRTGWWNLYKFQQETEMPLCEMAAEFGLPQWVFGMSTYALASPNEIICTYTQNGITCLAKLSTKTGKLEPINTPYTSMSGPKVSGNQVLLIAGSATTPTSVVLLDLNSGEFQVLRKSSQLEIDPGYLSEPQSVEFPTEHELSAYGIFYPPKNQDYQAPEGELPPLVVKSHGGPTAAADSSLNLRIQYWTSRGFAVLDVNYGGSTGYGRQYRDRLKGQWGVVDVDDCVNGAAYLAEHGFVDENRLCIAGGSAGGYTTLCALTFRDRFKAGASYYGVSDLEALATDTHKFESRYLDRLIGPYPEKKELYRQRSPIHYCDRLSCPVIFFQGLEDKIVPPNQAEMMVNALKAKGLPVAYIAYEGEQHGFRRAENIIRTIDGEFYFYAKVFAFEPAEDLTPVLIENL
- a CDS encoding ribbon-helix-helix protein, CopG family; amino-acid sequence: MARNELLQIRLTGQEKERLQAEAERREVSMSEVIRDYIKRLPKVKKKF